The following are from one region of the Methanoculleus caldifontis genome:
- a CDS encoding archaeosine biosynthesis radical SAM protein RaSEA codes for MLQKAISDSSSNAEIFTGLPAENDVLDEVRALAGGLRRQNGAAPENLDFTIPIGWEERIGHLDGEPIKRLIIFLRSTGCEWVEKTGGCTMCGFYCATSRGREVSAKEYVAQFEYVMDAVDLGDYPVVSVYNDGNIFNEREMPVAAIEKICSYIDGYKNIKKVVVESRIDYSPDEHVAKMKKSLNGRQLEVAFGFESADPLVMNLCINKGFSANNFDHFHSRMRSMGVLTKPLLLVKPPFLTDAEAVRDVLSTVSYCVSRGIDHVDLEVTTVEKNTVVHELWKNNLYRPPWLWSLIDLLQQCHERFGDRAHVYVSPWTYSVESLDWARNCGSCDAEFVKAIERYNLNFDTSEFAGLDCSCRDDEWKEAAVREDPRSIPERIREQLAYVRQARLSTM; via the coding sequence ATTCTACAGAAGGCCATATCAGATAGCAGTAGCAATGCGGAGATTTTTACGGGTCTCCCTGCAGAGAATGACGTCCTGGACGAGGTCCGGGCACTGGCCGGCGGCCTGCGCAGGCAGAACGGAGCCGCCCCGGAGAACCTTGATTTCACCATCCCTATCGGCTGGGAGGAGCGGATCGGACACCTTGACGGTGAACCCATCAAACGGCTGATCATCTTCCTCCGCTCGACGGGCTGCGAGTGGGTCGAGAAGACCGGGGGATGTACCATGTGCGGGTTTTACTGCGCGACCTCCCGGGGCAGAGAGGTCTCGGCGAAGGAGTACGTCGCGCAGTTCGAGTACGTGATGGACGCCGTCGATCTCGGGGACTACCCGGTTGTCTCGGTCTACAACGACGGCAATATCTTCAACGAGCGCGAGATGCCGGTCGCCGCCATCGAGAAGATCTGCTCGTACATCGACGGCTACAAGAACATCAAGAAGGTCGTCGTCGAATCAAGGATCGATTACTCGCCCGACGAACACGTGGCGAAGATGAAGAAGTCCCTGAACGGCCGGCAGCTCGAGGTGGCGTTCGGATTCGAGTCGGCCGACCCCCTGGTGATGAACCTCTGCATCAACAAGGGGTTCTCGGCCAACAACTTCGACCACTTCCACTCGAGGATGAGGAGCATGGGCGTGCTGACGAAGCCGCTCCTGCTCGTCAAACCGCCGTTCCTCACCGACGCCGAGGCGGTGCGCGACGTCCTCTCGACCGTCTCTTACTGCGTCTCCCGCGGGATCGACCACGTGGATCTCGAAGTGACGACGGTCGAGAAGAATACGGTCGTGCACGAGCTCTGGAAGAACAACCTCTACCGCCCCCCGTGGCTCTGGAGCCTGATCGACCTCCTGCAGCAGTGCCATGAGCGGTTCGGGGACCGCGCCCACGTCTACGTCAGTCCCTGGACCTACTCGGTCGAGTCGCTCGACTGGGCACGGAACTGCGGGTCGTGCGACGCGGAGTTCGTCAAAGCGATCGAGCGCTACAACCTCAACTTCGATACGTCCGAGTTCGCAGGGCTGGACTGCTCCTGCCGCGACGACGAGTGGAAGGAGGCCGCGGTGAGAGAGGACCCCCGCTCGATACCGGAGAGGATCCGCGAGCAGCTTGCGTATGTCAGGCAGGCGAGGTTGTCCACGATGTAG
- a CDS encoding phenylacetate--CoA ligase family protein, which produces MVHPEERACDRDSFTARALGILPSYNIYRETYALLRQSRQWSREELEAYQAKALSRLLDHAYENVPYYRRVFRERELVPADIATPADLALLPFLTREGLQNNLSDLKARNYPESAFEYVTTGGSTGIPVGFYYEKGASRAREWAFMKTQWDRVGYRFRDRCVILRGYIVGSPHSGVYWKKALFGRWLLMSSHCMTDENLPAYIDRIRKFRPRFIQAYPSMAVVLARYMVEHDVEPFPTVKAILCGSENLYPWQRSMLAEAFGCRVFSWYGNSEQTVLAGECEESTHYHIFPEYGIVELIGRDGRPVSGPGTMGEVVATNLTNYVCPLIRYRTMDLATEAEGPCACGRAYPLLKRVEGRVQDFIVTGKGELLSGITMNIDTDAFDNVKQFQFYQEKVGEVILNIVRKPAFSERDAEYLYHEASRSCGDDVAITIRYVESIPLTARGKYRYFVQNLPVRFGEREATKVEHTSPDIPA; this is translated from the coding sequence ATGGTACACCCGGAGGAGAGAGCCTGCGACCGGGATTCGTTCACGGCGAGAGCTCTCGGCATCCTCCCATCCTACAATATCTACAGAGAGACCTACGCCCTTCTCCGGCAGTCCCGGCAGTGGAGCCGGGAGGAACTCGAGGCCTACCAGGCGAAAGCGCTCTCGCGCCTGCTCGACCACGCCTACGAGAACGTCCCCTACTACCGCCGGGTCTTCCGCGAGCGGGAGCTCGTCCCCGCGGACATCGCGACCCCCGCCGACCTTGCCCTCCTCCCCTTCCTGACGCGGGAGGGCCTGCAGAACAACCTCTCCGACCTCAAAGCCCGGAACTACCCGGAGTCGGCCTTCGAGTACGTCACCACCGGCGGCTCCACCGGTATACCCGTCGGGTTCTACTACGAGAAAGGGGCCTCGCGGGCGCGGGAATGGGCGTTCATGAAGACCCAGTGGGACCGCGTCGGCTACCGCTTCCGCGACCGGTGCGTCATCCTCAGAGGCTACATCGTCGGCTCCCCGCATAGCGGGGTCTACTGGAAGAAGGCGCTCTTCGGGCGGTGGCTGTTGATGTCCTCCCACTGCATGACCGACGAGAACCTCCCGGCCTACATCGACCGGATCCGGAAGTTCCGGCCCCGGTTCATCCAGGCCTACCCGTCGATGGCCGTGGTCCTCGCCCGCTACATGGTGGAGCACGACGTCGAGCCGTTCCCGACCGTCAAAGCGATCCTCTGCGGCTCCGAGAACCTCTACCCCTGGCAGCGGAGTATGCTCGCGGAGGCCTTCGGGTGCCGGGTCTTCTCCTGGTACGGGAACTCCGAGCAGACGGTCCTCGCCGGCGAGTGCGAGGAGAGCACCCACTACCACATCTTTCCCGAGTACGGCATCGTCGAGCTGATCGGGAGAGACGGCCGGCCCGTCTCGGGACCGGGCACGATGGGCGAGGTGGTCGCGACCAACCTCACGAACTACGTCTGCCCCCTCATCCGCTACCGCACCATGGACCTTGCGACGGAGGCCGAGGGTCCCTGCGCCTGCGGCCGTGCCTACCCGCTGCTCAAGCGCGTGGAAGGAAGGGTCCAGGACTTCATCGTGACCGGCAAAGGCGAGCTTCTCTCGGGGATCACGATGAACATCGACACCGATGCGTTCGATAATGTTAAACAGTTCCAGTTCTACCAGGAGAAAGTCGGAGAAGTCATCCTGAACATCGTGAGGAAGCCTGCGTTCAGCGAGCGGGATGCCGAGTACCTCTATCACGAAGCGAGCAGGAGCTGCGGCGACGACGTCGCCATCACCATCAGGTACGTCGAGAGCATCCCGCTCACCGCCCGCGGCAAGTACCGCTACTTCGTCCAGAACCTGCCGGTACGGTTCGGCGAGAGGGAAGCGACGAAGGTCGAGCACACATCCCCCGACATACCCGCCTGA
- a CDS encoding phenylacetate--CoA ligase family protein has protein sequence MTVSSFTAASHANPLTVKALSLVPSYRTYREMYRLLQRSQWWSREELEAYQTEALSRLLDHAYENVPYYRRVFREQGLVPGDIAAPADLALLPFLTKEIVQANLPDLKARNYPESAFEYVRTSGSTGTPMGFYYEKGASRAREWAFMKTQWDRVGYRFHDRCVILRGHVVDAASSGTYWKRALFGRWLIMSSHQMTEEALPAYIDRIRGFRPRFIHAYPSTAVILARYMREHDVEPFPTVKAVLCGSENLYPWQRSLLAEAFGCRIFSWYGNSEQTVLAGECEESTHYHIFPEYSIVELIGRDGRPVSGPGAMGEVVATNLTNFVCPLIRYRTMDVAVATEKQCSCGRGYPLLEKVEGRLQEFIVTRNGHLISVTPINYESSAFENIRQFQLYQEEIGELVMKVVRKPTYTEEDTQQLTRELLWQLGDEVNVHVRFVDEIPRTEGGKFRYLIQKLPISIGDL, from the coding sequence ATGACAGTCAGTTCCTTCACAGCAGCATCCCATGCGAACCCGCTCACGGTGAAAGCCCTCAGTCTGGTACCGTCCTACCGCACCTACCGGGAGATGTACAGGCTCCTGCAACGGTCCCAGTGGTGGAGCCGCGAGGAACTCGAGGCCTACCAGACAGAGGCGCTCTCGCGCCTGCTCGACCACGCCTACGAAAACGTCCCCTACTACCGCCGGGTCTTTCGGGAGCAGGGGCTCGTGCCCGGAGATATCGCGGCCCCCGCCGACCTCGCCCTCCTCCCCTTCCTGACCAAGGAGATCGTCCAGGCCAACCTCCCCGACCTCAAAGCCCGGAACTACCCGGAGTCGGCCTTCGAGTATGTCCGGACATCCGGCTCAACCGGGACCCCCATGGGGTTCTACTACGAGAAAGGAGCCTCGCGGGCGCGGGAGTGGGCGTTCATGAAGACCCAGTGGGACCGCGTCGGCTACCGCTTCCACGACCGGTGCGTCATTCTCAGGGGCCACGTGGTGGACGCAGCCTCAAGCGGGACCTACTGGAAGAGGGCGCTCTTCGGGCGGTGGCTGATCATGTCCTCGCACCAGATGACCGAGGAGGCGCTGCCGGCCTACATCGACCGGATCCGGGGGTTCCGGCCCCGGTTCATCCATGCTTACCCCTCGACCGCCGTGATCCTCGCCCGCTACATGCGCGAGCACGACGTCGAACCGTTCCCGACGGTGAAGGCGGTCCTCTGCGGCTCCGAGAACCTCTACCCCTGGCAGCGGAGCCTGCTCGCGGAAGCCTTCGGGTGCCGGATCTTCTCCTGGTACGGGAACTCCGAGCAGACCGTCCTCGCCGGCGAGTGCGAGGAGAGCACCCACTACCACATCTTTCCCGAGTACAGCATCGTCGAATTGATCGGGAGGGACGGCCGGCCCGTCTCAGGACCGGGCGCTATGGGCGAGGTGGTCGCGACGAACCTCACGAACTTCGTCTGCCCCCTCATCCGCTACCGCACCATGGACGTCGCGGTCGCGACGGAGAAGCAGTGCTCGTGCGGGAGGGGGTATCCCCTGCTCGAGAAGGTGGAGGGAAGGCTCCAGGAGTTCATCGTGACCCGGAACGGGCACCTGATCTCCGTCACCCCCATCAACTACGAGTCGAGCGCGTTCGAGAACATCAGGCAGTTCCAGCTGTACCAGGAGGAGATCGGGGAGCTGGTCATGAAGGTCGTCAGAAAGCCGACCTACACCGAGGAGGATACGCAGCAGCTGACCCGGGAACTCCTCTGGCAGCTCGGCGACGAGGTGAACGTCCATGTCCGCTTCGTCGACGAGATACCCCGCACCGAGGGGGGCAAGTTCCGTTACCTGATCCAGAAACTCCCGATCTCGATCGGGGACCTCTGA
- a CDS encoding GNAT family N-acetyltransferase, producing the protein MSASIITDREVWDAFIDESPSGLLFHRWDFLKITERHTGYRFLPYGIYKGEELLAVCPLFCRQTNGISIVLSPPPMQAVIPYQGVVMGREYAAAKQSKKESILQVIADGLGEAVGTLAPNYLSITFVPGFHDVRRFIWDGYQTRISYSYTIDLAPSLETLWGNLNAKLRTSLRRFEKEGYYLEEGSDLSLFYDTVRQRFGRPEMNIPMITLDYFEDVFRAYPEYVHVYHLYDRDGDLKGVGTTQEYKRYILWVGGPKIEGTSANEYLQWSLLRDAKLKGFPEFENTGANNPNLNMHKAKYNPDLSIFFEVSREDGVGRVAKWAYSNIINRPQIKKRMVPYVR; encoded by the coding sequence TTGTCAGCCAGTATCATCACCGACAGAGAGGTCTGGGACGCATTCATCGATGAGAGCCCGTCGGGTCTCCTCTTTCACCGATGGGATTTCCTGAAGATCACGGAACGGCATACGGGGTATCGATTTCTCCCCTACGGCATCTACAAGGGCGAGGAGCTCCTCGCCGTCTGCCCCCTCTTCTGCAGGCAGACAAACGGCATCTCCATTGTGCTCTCGCCGCCGCCGATGCAGGCGGTCATCCCCTACCAGGGCGTGGTCATGGGCAGGGAGTATGCCGCGGCAAAGCAGAGCAAGAAAGAGTCGATACTGCAGGTGATCGCAGACGGGCTCGGGGAGGCCGTCGGGACGCTCGCACCGAATTACCTCTCGATAACATTCGTCCCCGGCTTTCACGACGTGCGCCGGTTCATCTGGGACGGTTACCAGACCCGGATCAGCTACTCGTATACGATCGACCTCGCACCGTCGCTCGAGACCCTCTGGGGGAACCTGAACGCGAAACTCAGGACGAGCCTTCGGCGGTTCGAGAAGGAGGGCTACTACCTGGAGGAAGGGAGCGACCTCTCTCTCTTCTACGATACGGTGCGCCAGCGGTTCGGCCGGCCGGAGATGAACATCCCGATGATCACCCTGGATTACTTCGAGGACGTCTTCCGCGCCTACCCGGAGTACGTCCACGTCTACCACCTCTACGACCGGGACGGGGACCTGAAAGGAGTCGGCACGACCCAGGAGTACAAGCGCTACATCCTCTGGGTGGGGGGGCCGAAGATCGAAGGTACGTCGGCGAACGAGTATCTCCAGTGGTCCCTGCTCCGGGACGCCAAACTGAAAGGCTTTCCGGAGTTCGAGAACACGGGGGCGAACAACCCGAACCTGAATATGCACAAGGCGAAGTACAACCCGGACCTCTCGATCTTTTTTGAGGTGAGCAGAGAAGACGGCGTGGGCAGGGTCGCGAAGTGGGCCTACAGCAACATCATCAACAGACCCCAGATCAAGAAACGGATGGTCCCTTACGTGAGGTGA
- a CDS encoding GNAT family N-acetyltransferase, which produces MTVSKVDDRDTWDTFIDESPSGLLFHKWDYLHLTAKHTGGTLLPYAVYKGDEPVCLFPLFCRRMHGLNAVFSPPPLTVIPHLGCVMSRGFEGLKQSKKESVLGMVAGEIRDEIQALAPNYLSVAFVPEFNDIRHYLWDRCTARVRYTYTIDLNRPLEELWGNLHYKLRNKLKKEANAGLRLERSNDISTLHRLIADRYRDPSLDIPPIKREYLEDLVRAYPDRINTYCLYDAEDEVAAVVATQEYKRFLLWIGTPKVESVHAGNEYLQWLLIQRAQAEGYRTFENMGANNPDLVFFKSRFNPDLTMYFEIEKKDSLGAISEWAYLSFVKKLMIAADRA; this is translated from the coding sequence ATGACAGTGAGCAAAGTTGACGACAGAGATACCTGGGACACCTTCATCGACGAGAGTCCCTCCGGGCTCCTCTTCCATAAGTGGGACTACCTGCACCTGACGGCAAAGCATACCGGGGGCACGCTCCTTCCGTACGCGGTCTATAAGGGGGACGAACCCGTCTGTCTCTTCCCGCTCTTCTGCCGGCGGATGCACGGCCTCAATGCAGTCTTTTCCCCACCGCCGCTCACCGTGATACCCCATCTCGGGTGCGTGATGAGCAGGGGGTTTGAAGGACTCAAGCAGAGCAAGAAGGAGTCCGTTCTCGGGATGGTCGCAGGAGAGATCCGGGACGAGATCCAGGCTCTCGCACCGAACTACCTCTCGGTGGCATTTGTCCCGGAGTTCAACGATATCCGCCACTACCTCTGGGACCGGTGCACCGCAAGGGTCAGATATACCTATACCATCGACCTTAACCGGCCGCTCGAGGAGCTCTGGGGCAACCTCCACTACAAGCTCCGGAACAAACTGAAAAAAGAGGCGAACGCCGGTCTCCGGCTGGAGAGGAGCAACGATATCTCCACGCTCCACCGGCTGATTGCCGATCGGTACCGGGACCCGTCGCTCGACATCCCGCCGATAAAGCGGGAGTATCTCGAAGACCTCGTGCGTGCCTACCCTGACAGGATCAACACATACTGCCTCTACGACGCAGAGGACGAGGTCGCGGCCGTGGTGGCGACCCAGGAATACAAGCGGTTCCTGCTCTGGATAGGGACGCCGAAGGTCGAGAGCGTCCACGCGGGCAACGAGTACCTCCAGTGGCTCCTGATCCAGCGTGCGCAGGCCGAAGGCTACCGGACATTCGAGAACATGGGGGCGAACAACCCGGATCTGGTCTTCTTCAAATCCAGGTTCAACCCGGATCTCACGATGTACTTCGAGATCGAGAAGAAAGACTCTCTCGGCGCAATCTCCGAGTGGGCATACCTCTCCTTTGTGAAGAAACTGATGATAGCGGCCGACAGGGCCTAG
- a CDS encoding phenylacetate--CoA ligase family protein, translated as MSSVDGCATMYRRLKALRLENSITARALHILPAYSTYRKTYALLRQSRQWSREELEAYQTEALSRLLDHAYENVPYYRRVFQERGLVPADIATPADLDLLPILTKEIVQANLPDLKARNYPESAFEYVTTGGSTGIPVGFYYEKGASRAREWAFMKTQWDRVGYRFRDRCVILRGYIVGSGKEDVYWKKALFGRWLLMSSHHMTEETLPAYIDRIRKFRPRFIQAYPSMAVVLARYMAEHGVEPFPTVKAILCGSENLYPWQRSLLTEAFGCRVFSWYGNSEQTVLAGECEESTRYHIFPEYGILELIGRDGRPVTTPGETGEVVTTSLVNPICPFIRYRTMDAAVLGDGPCSCGRSYPLLEKVEGRLQEFIVTKDRRLISMTAVNMHSGVFDNVAQFQFYQKREGEVLIRIVRRPGYTEEDTEQILRELGKKFEGDVDVTVRFVGTIPRTRRGKYQFLIQDLPLDLWGISGCEKECRTKSG; from the coding sequence ATGAGCAGTGTCGATGGGTGTGCAACGATGTATCGGAGATTGAAGGCGCTCCGACTTGAGAATTCTATAACGGCCCGGGCACTTCACATCCTCCCCGCATACTCAACATACAGAAAGACTTACGCCCTTCTCCGGCAGTCCCGGCAGTGGAGCCGGGAGGAACTCGAGGCCTACCAGACAGAGGCGCTCTCGCGCCTCCTCGACCACGCCTACGAGAACGTCCCCTACTACCGCCGGGTCTTTCAGGAGCGGGGGCTCGTGCCCGCGGACATCGCGACCCCCGCCGACCTCGACCTTCTCCCCATCCTGACCAAGGAGATCGTCCAGGCCAACCTCCCCGACCTCAAAGCCCGGAACTATCCCGAGTCGGCCTTCGAGTATGTCACCACCGGCGGCTCCACCGGCATACCCGTCGGGTTCTACTACGAGAAAGGGGCCTCGCGAGCGCGGGAGTGGGCGTTCATGAAGACCCAGTGGGACCGTGTCGGCTACCGCTTCCGCGACCGGTGCGTCATCCTCCGCGGCTACATCGTCGGCTCAGGAAAGGAGGATGTCTACTGGAAGAAGGCGCTCTTCGGGCGGTGGCTGCTGATGTCCTCCCATCACATGACCGAGGAGACCCTCCCGGCCTACATCGACCGGATCCGGAAGTTCCGGCCCCGGTTCATCCAGGCCTACCCGTCGATGGCCGTGGTCCTCGCCCGCTACATGGCGGAGCACGGCGTCGAACCGTTCCCGACGGTGAAAGCGATCCTCTGCGGCTCCGAGAACCTCTACCCCTGGCAGCGGAGCCTGCTCACGGAAGCCTTCGGGTGCCGGGTCTTCTCCTGGTACGGGAACTCCGAGCAGACCGTCCTCGCCGGCGAGTGCGAGGAGAGCACCCGCTACCACATCTTCCCCGAATACGGCATCCTCGAATTGATCGGGAGAGACGGACGGCCCGTGACGACGCCGGGCGAGACGGGCGAGGTGGTCACCACGAGCCTCGTCAACCCGATCTGTCCCTTCATCCGTTACCGCACCATGGACGCCGCCGTCCTCGGGGACGGACCGTGCTCCTGCGGCCGTTCCTACCCGCTGCTCGAGAAGGTGGAGGGGAGGCTCCAGGAGTTCATCGTGACGAAGGACCGCCGGCTCATATCGATGACGGCGGTGAACATGCACTCCGGCGTATTTGATAACGTCGCGCAGTTCCAGTTCTACCAGAAGAGGGAGGGGGAGGTCCTGATCCGGATCGTCAGGAGGCCGGGGTATACCGAGGAGGATACGGAGCAGATCCTCCGGGAGCTTGGAAAGAAGTTTGAAGGCGACGTGGATGTGACCGTCCGCTTCGTCGGAACGATCCCCCGCACGCGGCGCGGCAAGTATCAGTTCCTGATACAGGATCTGCCGCTCGACCTGTGGGGCATTTCAGGGTGTGAGAAAGAATGCAGAACCAAATCAGGCTGA
- a CDS encoding CapA family protein has translation MQNQIRLTAAGDIWLRTGGDRHPFEEVRHLLRDKDILFGNLETTLSETGEPAEKHHVIYTSPDAAGYLVDAGFDVMSVANNHSGDRGAEGFMNTLNALERHGILAVGGSTGEERQEPVIIERNGISVGFAGYTIGKLALSREVSVNRLVEEEVFKDIASLKGRCDHIAVSLHWGTEMAYYPSPAQIDLAHRLIDAGATLILGHHPHTMQAIERYHGGLIAYSLGMLQFEPRWPHNISREAVILSVDLQSDGVVGEHGVTPLLVDDDFVPHVAAGAAGEQIVTFLDGISREVAEGRITEKRWFEEIAPVYMKMNFESYRYRIRHNGPLPILEMGVWFFTPFCLKCFAGLARRALRPGSAPQRRMPGSGTGN, from the coding sequence ATGCAGAACCAAATCAGGCTGACAGCGGCCGGCGACATCTGGCTGCGGACAGGAGGAGACCGGCACCCGTTCGAGGAGGTCCGCCATCTCCTCCGGGATAAAGACATCCTCTTCGGTAACCTGGAGACCACCCTCTCGGAGACAGGGGAGCCGGCGGAGAAGCACCACGTCATCTATACTTCCCCTGACGCGGCCGGATACCTGGTGGATGCAGGGTTCGACGTCATGAGCGTGGCAAACAACCACTCCGGCGACCGGGGCGCCGAAGGGTTCATGAACACCCTCAACGCGCTCGAGCGTCACGGCATCCTCGCCGTCGGAGGTTCGACGGGAGAGGAACGGCAGGAACCGGTCATCATCGAGAGGAACGGCATCTCTGTCGGGTTTGCGGGTTACACGATCGGCAAACTCGCCCTCTCGCGCGAGGTATCGGTCAACCGGCTGGTCGAGGAGGAGGTCTTCAAGGATATCGCCTCCCTCAAGGGTCGGTGCGATCACATCGCCGTCTCGCTGCACTGGGGAACGGAGATGGCCTATTACCCGTCCCCTGCGCAGATCGACCTCGCGCACCGGCTCATCGACGCGGGGGCCACCCTGATCCTCGGCCACCACCCCCATACCATGCAGGCGATCGAGCGCTACCACGGGGGGCTCATCGCCTACTCGCTCGGCATGCTCCAGTTCGAGCCCCGCTGGCCCCACAATATCTCGCGGGAGGCGGTGATCCTCTCGGTCGATCTGCAGAGCGACGGCGTCGTCGGGGAGCACGGGGTGACGCCGCTCCTCGTCGACGACGATTTCGTGCCTCACGTCGCGGCGGGGGCTGCAGGCGAGCAGATCGTGACCTTCCTCGACGGGATCTCCAGAGAGGTCGCGGAAGGCAGGATCACCGAGAAGAGATGGTTTGAGGAGATCGCGCCGGTTTACATGAAGATGAACTTCGAGAGTTACCGGTACCGTATACGCCATAACGGCCCCCTCCCCATCCTGGAGATGGGTGTCTGGTTCTTCACCCCGTTCTGCCTGAAGTGCTTCGCCGGTCTGGCCCGCCGGGCGCTTCGCCCGGGCTCGGCGCCGCAGAGGCGCATGCCGGGAAGCGGGACCGGGAACTGA
- a CDS encoding thiamine pyrophosphate-dependent enzyme — protein MSAIPKEEYLFKCTSACAGCSSSLCLRYVLKAAGPDTILVVPACCTSVIQGMYPGTAMNVPVYNIAFGAAAACASGLSNAFEARGEKTNVIVYAGDGGTGDIGIQALSGALERGTNFLYICYDNEAYGNTGMQRSGSTPLGARTTTTPGGKPTVKKDLDRIVEAHNPPYMATACSAYPLDLYKKVKKALSIEGPKFIHILAPCPPGWRYPAEKTVEMGKLAVKTGTWILYEREFGKLTINGPSKTAMKKPVPLEDYVRGQGRFKNVSPEIFDMMRQQVEQNIQRLSREEAGVC, from the coding sequence TTGTCCGCGATTCCAAAGGAGGAGTATCTCTTCAAGTGCACGTCCGCCTGCGCGGGGTGCAGCTCTTCCCTGTGTCTGCGCTACGTGCTCAAGGCTGCCGGCCCCGATACCATTCTGGTCGTGCCCGCCTGCTGCACCAGCGTCATCCAGGGAATGTACCCCGGCACGGCGATGAACGTGCCCGTCTATAACATAGCGTTCGGCGCAGCCGCCGCCTGCGCGTCCGGCCTGAGCAACGCATTTGAGGCCCGGGGGGAGAAGACCAACGTCATCGTCTACGCCGGCGACGGCGGAACGGGCGATATCGGGATCCAGGCGCTCTCGGGAGCCCTTGAGCGCGGGACCAACTTCCTCTACATCTGCTACGACAACGAGGCCTACGGCAACACCGGGATGCAGCGGTCGGGCTCGACCCCGCTTGGGGCGCGCACCACCACGACCCCCGGCGGCAAGCCCACGGTGAAGAAGGACCTCGACCGGATCGTCGAGGCGCACAACCCGCCCTACATGGCGACCGCCTGCAGCGCCTACCCCCTCGACCTCTACAAGAAGGTGAAGAAGGCGCTCTCGATAGAGGGGCCCAAGTTCATTCACATCCTCGCGCCCTGCCCGCCGGGATGGCGCTACCCCGCCGAGAAGACCGTCGAGATGGGCAAACTCGCGGTGAAGACCGGCACGTGGATCCTCTATGAGCGCGAGTTCGGGAAACTCACGATCAACGGTCCGTCGAAGACGGCGATGAAGAAGCCCGTGCCGCTCGAGGACTACGTCCGGGGCCAGGGCAGGTTCAAGAACGTGAGCCCGGAGATCTTTGACATGATGCGGCAGCAGGTAGAACAGAACATCCAGCGCCTTTCCCGCGAGGAGGCCGGCGTATGCTGA
- a CDS encoding transketolase C-terminal domain-containing protein has product MLTIATGNKAVADAVKAAKPGVIAAYPITPQTEIVEQIAEYVTDGELASKYVPVESEHSAMAACIGASAGGVRTFTATSSHGLLYMHEMVHWAAGARLPIVMANVNRALGPGWNTWAEHTDAFSQRDTGWLQVFVSTVQEAYDATLMAFKIAEDERVLLPVMVNLDGFALSHITQSLATVEPGDFLPPYRLPHAIDTENPCVYGPMTGPNDYFRFRWDIERSMRDAKGVIADVEREFAERFGRSYGPTEDYRCEDADVIVIAMGTLGKEAEVAVDRLREEGIKAGSMRLRWFRPFPDLNLAGKEVVVIDRDYSFGFGGVVAHSVRSKTGVEPYSVIAGLGGQEVTYDDIAGFVRDRHPGKEMWFGVSDHV; this is encoded by the coding sequence ATGCTGACGATCGCAACCGGCAACAAGGCAGTCGCGGACGCGGTGAAGGCCGCAAAGCCCGGCGTCATCGCCGCGTACCCGATCACCCCCCAGACCGAGATCGTGGAGCAGATCGCCGAGTACGTCACCGACGGCGAACTCGCGAGCAAATACGTCCCCGTGGAGAGCGAGCACTCCGCGATGGCCGCCTGTATCGGGGCGAGCGCCGGAGGCGTGCGCACCTTCACGGCGACGAGCTCCCACGGACTCCTCTACATGCACGAGATGGTCCACTGGGCGGCGGGCGCGCGCCTGCCGATCGTGATGGCGAACGTCAACCGTGCCCTCGGCCCCGGCTGGAACACCTGGGCGGAGCACACCGACGCCTTCTCCCAGCGCGACACGGGCTGGCTGCAGGTCTTCGTGAGCACGGTCCAGGAAGCCTACGACGCCACGCTGATGGCGTTCAAGATCGCCGAGGACGAGCGGGTCCTCCTTCCCGTGATGGTCAACCTGGACGGGTTCGCGCTCAGCCACATCACGCAGTCGCTCGCGACGGTGGAACCGGGCGACTTCCTGCCCCCCTACCGCCTCCCGCACGCCATCGACACGGAGAACCCCTGCGTCTACGGCCCCATGACCGGACCGAACGACTACTTCCGGTTCCGCTGGGACATCGAGCGTTCGATGCGCGACGCAAAGGGCGTCATCGCCGATGTGGAGCGCGAGTTCGCGGAACGGTTCGGCCGCTCTTACGGCCCGACCGAGGACTACCGGTGCGAGGACGCCGACGTCATCGTCATCGCGATGGGAACGCTCGGGAAAGAGGCCGAGGTAGCTGTCGACCGCCTCCGCGAGGAGGGGATAAAGGCCGGGTCCATGCGCCTGCGCTGGTTCCGCCCCTTCCCCGACCTTAATCTCGCCGGGAAGGAGGTCGTCGTCATCGACCGCGACTACTCCTTCGGCTTTGGGGGCGTGGTCGCGCACTCGGTCAGGTCGAAGACCGGCGTCGAGCCCTACAGCGTGATCGCCGGCCTCGGCGGCCAGGAGGTCACCTACGACGATATCGCAGGGTTCGTCCGGGACAGGCATCCCGGCAAAGAGATGTGGTTTGGGGTGAGCGACCATGTATGA